The Vibrio tritonius genomic sequence CGGCTCGATGTTCATGAATGCTAACAACGATCAAGGTAAAGTACCAAGTTACACCTTGATGGATATGATGGCTCGTTACGAGTTAGGTGAACTGAGTAGCAACTGGAAAGGCATGTCGGTAGAGGTTAGTGCCACTAACTTAACTAACGAGGAATACTATTCCTGTTACGATAATGCCAACTGCTGGTATGGCGCAGAGCGTACTATGCGTATTCAATTCGGTTACGATTTTTAAAGGTTAAAGCCGCTGTACAAGCGGCTTTGTATAAGCCCGTGTTCTTCCAAAAGTAGAATAAAGTAATTAAATTCAATTGGTTATGTGTGAATTTTGACTTCAGCGCAGTGATCCCCCCTCTAACTCCCCCCTTAAAGCCAAGGGGGGAGGACCGTATCGAGCGCGCAGCAATTTATAGGCTCTATTTGATTTTTCAGTTAGCTTTAATATCGGCTTGGGCGTAATGGTCGTAGCGATCTCGATCTAGCCCCCTTGGTTTTTTAGAGGGAGGACTGGATCGAGCGCGCAGCAATTTATTGGCTTTATTTCATTTTTCAGTGAGCTTTAATATCGGCTCGGGCGCAATGGTCGTAGCGATCTCGATCTGGCCCCCTTGTTCTTTAGAGGGAGGACCGTATCGAGCGCGCGGCAATTTATTGGCTTTATTTTATTTTTCAGTGAGCTTTATTCTCGGCTTGGGCGTAATGGTCGTAGCGATCTCGAGCTGGCTCCCTTGTTCTTTAGAGGGAGGACCGTATCGAGTGCGCAGTAATTTATTGGCTTTATTTGCTTTTTCAGTGAGCTTTATTCTCGGCTCGGGCGTAATGGTCGTAGCGATCTCGATCTGGCCCCCTCCTTCTTTAGAGGGAGGGCTGGGGAGGGAGCTCGCGCGCACGGAAGTTATTTAATATATTGTTTTTATTGATTTTTATTTTAATCTTAAAAAATCTGGCGAACTACGTTATTTGTAATATCAACAAGCTCTTTGTCATTTATGATTTTACCGCCACGACGGAAAAAGTATGCCAGTGTTTATTGTTCCCTAGCGCAGTCACACCCGGTTCATCACGCTCGACAAAACGAATGATGTCAAAATCGACAAACAGTGCTCTTACTTGCGCTTCGCTGAGTGGAGTTGTGGGGCAGTGATGACCGTTCGCCCAACTGTCTTTGCTTCCCATAAAATCTCCAACGAATACACCGCCAACATCCAGTGCTGCAACGATTTTTTGCCATGTTTGGGAAAATTCCTCGGGATTGGTAAAATAGAGCGAGCTATTCGCCATCAAGATTCCGCATCGTGGATAATCGTAGTTTTCGAAAGTGTCCTGCGAAACTTCTACCAACGAACAATTTTCAAAACGTTGGCGACATATCTCTACCGCGTCTGGGTGAGTGTCAAATCCATAGACTTGATAGGCTTGCTGGTGTAAATAGTCCATATCACTTCCCGTGCCACAACCACAATCAATCGCCACTTTGGTTGGTGATTGATTGAGTTTCACCGCAAACTCGGTGCGCTTTAGGTGCGGGGTGGCTAACGCTTTCGCGTAATACTGTTGCCAGATGTCAGTATTGTTTGC encodes the following:
- a CDS encoding class I SAM-dependent methyltransferase — encoded protein: MANNTDIWQQYYAKALATPHLKRTEFAVKLNQSPTKVAIDCGCGTGSDMDYLHQQAYQVYGFDTHPDAVEICRQRFENCSLVEVSQDTFENYDYPRCGILMANSSLYFTNPEEFSQTWQKIVAALDVGGVFVGDFMGSKDSWANGHHCPTTPLSEAQVRALFVDFDIIRFVERDEPGVTALGNNKHWHTFSVVAVKS